A DNA window from Chelativorans sp. AA-79 contains the following coding sequences:
- a CDS encoding Zn-dependent hydrolase, with translation MISTVPRPMRIDLERLRRDLEALSRIGRDPETGGINRVSFSDADMEGRRFVRGLMEQAGLDVSMDGAGNLSGRWNTGQGPVVMLGSHLDSVPDGGMFDGALGVMAALECVRSMKEAGFRPVLPLEVIATSEEEGRFGGMFGAQALAGQVTREWLEMARDDAGTRLADAMRSQGLDPREALKAKRPAGSIAAFLELHVEQGPVLEKAGKRAGIVTGVSGVFNWTVRLEGEANHSGTTPMEMRRDAFAGLADFAHGIPRLIEEHGSPSSRVTIGKVAVEPNFPHTIPGGAEFSLVARDMDEETMHGLAAGARARIAAVAKSHDLSFAIEEISWLAPSPCHPEVIAAFRRAADRLGLDAPLLPSGAGHDAQTLATITRAGLVFVPSIAGISHAPEERTEWTDIEAGANLLLNAATELASA, from the coding sequence GTGATCAGCACCGTCCCAAGACCGATGCGTATCGACCTCGAGCGCCTGAGGCGCGATCTCGAAGCCCTTTCCCGGATCGGCCGCGATCCCGAGACCGGCGGCATCAACCGCGTCAGCTTCTCCGATGCGGACATGGAGGGGCGGCGCTTCGTGCGCGGGCTGATGGAGCAAGCCGGCCTCGACGTCTCCATGGACGGAGCCGGCAACCTTTCCGGCCGCTGGAACACGGGCCAAGGCCCGGTCGTCATGCTCGGCTCGCATCTCGACAGCGTGCCCGATGGCGGCATGTTCGACGGCGCGCTGGGCGTGATGGCGGCGCTGGAATGCGTGCGCAGCATGAAGGAGGCGGGGTTCAGGCCCGTGCTGCCGCTGGAGGTGATCGCCACCAGCGAGGAAGAAGGCCGCTTCGGCGGCATGTTCGGCGCCCAGGCGCTCGCGGGCCAGGTCACGCGCGAATGGCTGGAGATGGCGCGCGACGACGCGGGCACCCGCCTTGCCGACGCGATGCGGTCGCAGGGGCTCGACCCTCGCGAGGCCCTGAAGGCAAAGCGGCCGGCAGGCTCCATCGCCGCTTTTCTGGAATTGCACGTCGAACAGGGCCCGGTGCTGGAGAAGGCGGGGAAGAGAGCCGGCATCGTCACCGGCGTTTCCGGCGTCTTCAACTGGACGGTCCGGCTCGAAGGGGAAGCGAACCACTCGGGCACCACGCCCATGGAGATGCGCCGCGACGCCTTTGCGGGCCTCGCCGATTTCGCCCACGGCATTCCCCGCCTGATCGAGGAGCACGGCAGCCCGTCAAGCCGGGTGACGATCGGCAAGGTCGCCGTCGAGCCAAACTTCCCGCACACGATTCCGGGGGGTGCGGAATTCTCGCTGGTGGCGCGCGACATGGACGAGGAGACGATGCACGGGCTGGCGGCCGGTGCACGGGCGCGGATCGCGGCCGTCGCGAAGAGCCACGACCTTTCCTTCGCCATCGAGGAGATTAGCTGGCTCGCCCCCTCGCCCTGCCATCCCGAGGTCATCGCGGCGTTCCGGCGCGCTGCGGACCGACTCGGCCTCGACGCCCCTCTCCTTCCGAGCGGCGCCGGGCACGATGCACAGACGCTCGCCACCATCACCCGCGCCGGCCTCGTCTTCGTGCCCTCCATCGCCGGCATCAGCCATGCCCCGGAGGAAAGGACCGAGTGGACAGATATCGAAGCGGGTGCCAACCTGCTGCTCAATGCGGCAACGGAGCTTGCCAGCGCTTGA
- a CDS encoding osmoprotectant NAGGN system M42 family peptidase has product MTTGYGNLQIDQAYLLRQLNELLSIDSPTGYTDQVVRYCTRELERLGMTPELTRRGAIRAVRQGSRRQAARAIVTHLDTLGAQVKLVKENGRLELVPIGHWSARFAEGARVTLYTEHGSFRGTILPLKASGHTFNEGVDDLPVGWNYIELRIDAVTQSKADTLALGIDIGDYVAVDPQPEFLDNGFINSRHLDDKAGVAIALAAIEAVEREKAVTPVDVHWLFTIAEEVGVGAASIVTPEIASMVTIDNGTTAPGQNSSEFGVTIAMADQSGPFDYHLTKKLVDLCRDNDLPFQKDIFRYYRSDSASAIEAGHDVRTALVAFGIDASHGYERIHVHALNSVAQLITAYVTSPLEIQRDVKEVASGLRGFTKQPMEEAEQPEFDPQLHVAKPQRD; this is encoded by the coding sequence ATGACCACGGGATATGGAAATTTGCAAATCGATCAAGCCTATCTCCTCCGGCAACTGAATGAACTCCTGTCGATCGACAGCCCCACCGGCTATACGGACCAGGTCGTCCGCTATTGCACCCGGGAGCTGGAGCGCCTCGGCATGACGCCGGAGCTCACCCGCCGCGGCGCGATCCGCGCGGTGCGGCAGGGCAGCCGCCGCCAGGCCGCACGCGCCATCGTCACCCATCTCGATACGCTCGGCGCGCAGGTGAAGCTGGTGAAGGAGAACGGCCGGCTGGAGCTGGTCCCCATCGGCCACTGGTCGGCGCGCTTCGCCGAGGGCGCGCGGGTGACGCTTTATACCGAGCATGGCAGCTTCCGCGGCACGATCCTGCCTTTGAAGGCGTCCGGCCACACCTTCAATGAAGGGGTCGACGACCTGCCGGTCGGCTGGAACTACATCGAGCTCCGCATCGATGCCGTCACCCAGTCGAAGGCCGACACGCTGGCGCTCGGGATCGATATCGGCGACTATGTCGCCGTCGACCCGCAACCTGAATTCCTCGACAACGGCTTCATCAACTCACGGCACCTGGACGACAAGGCGGGCGTGGCGATCGCTCTTGCCGCCATCGAGGCGGTCGAGCGGGAAAAGGCCGTCACGCCGGTCGACGTGCACTGGCTCTTCACGATTGCCGAGGAGGTGGGCGTTGGTGCGGCCTCCATCGTCACCCCCGAGATCGCGTCAATGGTGACGATCGACAACGGCACCACCGCGCCCGGCCAGAACTCCTCCGAGTTCGGCGTCACCATCGCCATGGCCGACCAGTCCGGCCCCTTCGACTATCATCTCACGAAGAAGCTCGTCGATCTCTGCCGCGACAACGACCTTCCCTTCCAGAAGGACATCTTCCGCTACTACCGTTCCGATTCAGCCTCCGCGATCGAAGCCGGCCATGACGTCCGCACCGCCCTCGTGGCCTTCGGCATCGATGCCTCGCACGGCTATGAGCGCATCCATGTCCATGCACTCAACTCGGTGGCGCAGCTCATCACGGCCTATGTGACGAGCCCGCTGGAGATCCAGCGCGACGTGAAGGAGGTCGCTTCCGGCCTGAGAGGGTTCACCAAGCAGCCGATGGAGGAGGCCGAACAGCCCGAATTCGACCCGCAGCTCCACGTCGCGAAGCCTCAGCGGGATTGA
- a CDS encoding ABC transporter substrate-binding protein, which produces MGLAMAGLAAIGLKPAEAQTPPNVLIVGQIAEPKSLDPHAVTAVNDFRILMNVYDGLVRYSDGTLEVEPALAESWDISEDGKTYTFRLREGVTFHDGSPLNAEAVKFNFDRMLDENHPYHDTGPFPLSFFFSSIDEVTAKDELTVEFRLKEPYAPFLSNLAYPTGLIVSPAAVEQHGKDFGRHPSGTGPFKFAEWESNSRVVVERNEDYWDGAPPLEAVVFRPITDANTRVAEMLSGGLDLMVEVPPDNVAQFAGDPAFTVYEQAGPHLWFLILNMKEAPFDQKAARQAVNYAINKQALVENVLQGTAEIAAGPTPPAFAWAYNEELEPYPYDPEKAKQLLEEAGYNGEEVVFYVTEGGSGMLDPIAMGTAIQADLAAVGMNVKVETYEWNTFLGQVNPGLEGKADMAEMAWMTNDPDTLPYLTLRTDAFPDEGGFNSGYYSNPEVDTILEQARQSTEPEERAALYRQMQEIVHEDAPWAFIANWKQNAVARAEVQNFKLQPSFFLLLKDVAKQ; this is translated from the coding sequence ATGGGGCTGGCCATGGCGGGCCTCGCTGCGATCGGCCTAAAGCCGGCAGAGGCGCAGACGCCGCCCAACGTGCTGATCGTCGGCCAGATCGCCGAGCCCAAGTCGCTCGACCCCCACGCCGTGACGGCCGTCAACGACTTCCGCATCCTGATGAATGTCTATGACGGGCTCGTCCGCTACAGCGACGGCACGCTCGAGGTGGAGCCGGCGCTGGCGGAAAGCTGGGACATCTCCGAGGACGGCAAGACCTATACCTTCAGGCTGCGCGAGGGCGTGACATTCCATGACGGCTCGCCCCTGAACGCGGAGGCGGTGAAGTTCAACTTCGACCGTATGCTGGACGAGAACCATCCGTATCACGATACGGGTCCGTTCCCGCTCTCTTTCTTCTTCTCTTCGATCGACGAAGTGACCGCCAAGGACGAACTGACGGTCGAGTTCAGGCTGAAGGAGCCTTATGCGCCCTTCCTTTCCAACCTCGCTTATCCCACCGGGCTGATCGTGTCGCCGGCGGCGGTGGAGCAACATGGCAAGGATTTCGGCCGCCACCCGTCCGGCACCGGCCCATTCAAATTCGCCGAATGGGAAAGCAATTCGCGCGTGGTGGTGGAGCGAAACGAGGATTATTGGGACGGCGCTCCGCCGCTGGAGGCGGTCGTCTTCCGCCCGATCACCGACGCCAACACGCGCGTGGCCGAGATGCTTTCGGGCGGGCTCGACCTGATGGTCGAGGTCCCGCCGGACAATGTGGCGCAGTTCGCCGGCGATCCCGCCTTCACGGTTTATGAGCAGGCAGGGCCGCATCTCTGGTTCCTCATCCTCAACATGAAGGAAGCCCCCTTCGACCAGAAGGCGGCGCGCCAGGCCGTCAACTACGCCATCAACAAGCAGGCGCTGGTGGAGAACGTCTTGCAGGGGACCGCCGAGATCGCCGCCGGCCCGACGCCGCCCGCTTTCGCCTGGGCCTACAACGAGGAGCTGGAACCCTATCCCTACGATCCGGAAAAGGCGAAGCAGTTGCTCGAGGAGGCCGGCTACAACGGCGAGGAGGTGGTCTTCTACGTCACGGAGGGCGGTTCGGGCATGCTCGATCCGATCGCCATGGGCACGGCCATCCAGGCCGATCTGGCCGCCGTGGGCATGAATGTGAAGGTCGAGACCTATGAGTGGAACACCTTCCTGGGCCAGGTGAATCCCGGGCTTGAGGGCAAAGCCGACATGGCGGAGATGGCGTGGATGACCAACGATCCCGACACGCTGCCTTACCTGACCCTGCGCACCGACGCCTTCCCGGACGAGGGCGGCTTCAACTCCGGCTATTATTCCAATCCGGAGGTGGACACGATTCTGGAGCAGGCACGCCAGTCCACCGAGCCGGAGGAACGCGCGGCGCTCTACCGGCAGATGCAGGAGATCGTGCACGAGGATGCCCCGTGGGCTTTCATCGCCAACTGGAAGCAGAACGCGGTGGCGCGGGCCGAGGTGCAGAACTTCAAGCTGCAGCCGTCCTTCTTCCTGCTCCTGAAGGACGTGGCGAAGCAGTAG
- a CDS encoding N-acetylglutaminylglutamine amidotransferase, with product MCGICGEVRFDGGAPSASAISRMMDALSPRGPDGEGIVSHGNAGFGHRRLRIIDLSEKAQQPMVDSALGLTIAFNGCIYNYPELRAELEAKGYSFFSHGDTEVILKAWHAWGEACVERFHGMFAFVIQERDTGRVVMARDRFGIKPLYIAEKNRVLRFASSLPALLKAGDIDTSIDPAALHHYMTFHAVVPPPRTIINGVRKLRPATIRIIEADGRSTEKRYWDPPYSRNPADAGVSSEEWRDRVHDALRLAVKRRMVADVPVGVLLSGGVDSSLIVGLLAEEGQTGLMSFSVGFEEANGEKGDEFVYSDLIAKKFGTDHHKIFVPSDRLMDALPGTFAAMSEPMVSYDNVGFYLLSQEVSKHIKVVQSGQGADEVFGGYHWYPPLAHSNDVVADYAKVFFDRSHETLKHQLGPDWIGEKDYSRELVAAELMRPGADTPVDRALRLDANVMLVDDPVKRVDNMTMSCGLEARVPFLDHELVELAARIPPEEKLKDGGKGVLKDVARLVVPHEVIDRPKGYFPVPQLKYVAGPYLEMVRDALGSQAARERGLFREDYLDRLLAAPAEHITPLRGSELWQVGLLELWLQTHGI from the coding sequence ATGTGCGGCATTTGTGGCGAAGTGAGATTCGACGGCGGCGCGCCGTCCGCGTCGGCGATTTCAAGGATGATGGATGCCCTCTCGCCGAGAGGTCCGGACGGGGAGGGGATCGTCTCCCACGGCAATGCGGGCTTCGGCCACCGGCGGCTCAGGATCATTGATCTCTCGGAAAAAGCGCAGCAGCCCATGGTGGATTCCGCCCTTGGGCTCACCATCGCCTTCAACGGCTGCATCTACAACTATCCGGAGCTGCGCGCGGAGCTGGAGGCGAAGGGTTACAGCTTCTTCTCCCACGGCGACACGGAGGTGATCCTCAAGGCATGGCATGCCTGGGGTGAGGCGTGCGTGGAACGCTTCCACGGGATGTTCGCCTTCGTCATCCAGGAGCGCGACACCGGCCGAGTGGTGATGGCACGCGACCGTTTCGGCATCAAGCCGCTCTACATTGCGGAGAAGAACCGCGTGCTCCGCTTTGCGTCCTCGCTGCCGGCGCTCCTCAAGGCGGGGGATATCGACACCTCGATCGACCCGGCCGCCCTGCACCACTACATGACCTTTCACGCCGTGGTTCCGCCGCCGCGCACCATCATCAACGGCGTGCGCAAGCTGCGGCCGGCAACCATCCGTATCATCGAGGCGGATGGCCGCTCGACGGAAAAGCGCTACTGGGACCCGCCCTATAGCCGCAACCCGGCCGATGCCGGCGTTTCGAGTGAGGAATGGCGCGACCGCGTCCATGATGCCCTCCGGCTGGCCGTCAAGCGGCGCATGGTGGCGGACGTGCCCGTCGGCGTGCTGCTTTCGGGCGGCGTCGATTCCAGCCTGATTGTCGGGCTCCTGGCCGAGGAAGGGCAGACGGGCCTGATGAGCTTCTCCGTCGGCTTCGAGGAAGCCAATGGCGAGAAAGGGGACGAGTTTGTCTACTCCGATCTCATCGCGAAGAAGTTCGGCACCGATCACCACAAGATCTTCGTGCCTTCCGACCGTCTGATGGATGCGCTGCCGGGCACCTTCGCGGCCATGTCGGAGCCGATGGTCTCCTACGACAATGTAGGTTTCTATCTTTTGTCGCAGGAGGTCTCCAAGCACATCAAGGTGGTGCAGTCGGGGCAGGGCGCCGACGAGGTGTTCGGCGGCTATCACTGGTATCCGCCGCTCGCCCATTCCAACGATGTCGTGGCGGATTACGCGAAAGTCTTCTTCGACCGCTCGCACGAGACGTTGAAGCACCAGCTCGGGCCGGATTGGATCGGCGAGAAGGATTACAGCCGCGAGCTCGTCGCCGCCGAGCTGATGCGGCCGGGCGCCGACACGCCGGTGGACCGGGCGCTGAGGCTAGACGCCAATGTGATGCTGGTGGACGATCCGGTGAAGCGGGTCGACAACATGACGATGTCCTGCGGTCTGGAGGCCCGGGTGCCCTTCCTCGATCATGAGCTGGTGGAGCTTGCCGCGCGCATTCCGCCCGAAGAGAAGCTGAAGGACGGCGGCAAGGGCGTGCTCAAGGACGTGGCGCGCCTGGTGGTGCCGCATGAGGTGATCGACCGCCCGAAGGGGTATTTCCCGGTGCCGCAGCTCAAATATGTCGCCGGCCCCTATCTGGAGATGGTGCGCGACGCGCTGGGCTCGCAGGCGGCGCGTGAGCGCGGACTCTTCCGCGAAGACTATCTGGATCGGCTGCTCGCCGCTCCCGCCGAGCATATCACGCCGCTGCGCGGCTCCGAACTATGGCAGGTCGGACTTCTGGAATTGTGGCTGCAGACCCATGGGATCTAG
- a CDS encoding ABC transporter permease, protein MLAYFLKRLVMAVPVLFGLTVIVFLIMAMIPGDPATAILGAYATPENVARINEQLGLDRSLPEQYFIWLGNLLQGDFGRSYSLNRPVIDEVLERFNATLVLAGASLILCTVLGLLAGIVSAVRQFGWTDRIVTLFVLIGISMPSFWLGLLLILVFAVNLRWLPPSGMYAVYGGGGPLDLLTHLALPAITLAVVATGVIARLTRAAMLEVLRQDYIRTARAKGLSERRVIYRHAFKAALVSVIPVIGIQAGFVLGGAVYIETVFQWPGIGRMLVQAISTRDLLLVQGGVLVVAASYVLFNLIADMAQHALDPRLKT, encoded by the coding sequence ATGCTCGCTTATTTCCTCAAGCGCCTCGTCATGGCGGTGCCCGTGCTTTTCGGGCTGACGGTCATTGTCTTCCTGATCATGGCGATGATCCCGGGAGACCCGGCGACGGCCATTCTCGGCGCCTATGCGACGCCCGAGAATGTCGCGCGCATCAACGAACAGCTCGGGCTCGACCGCTCGCTGCCGGAGCAGTATTTCATCTGGCTCGGCAACCTGTTGCAGGGGGACTTCGGCCGCTCCTATTCGCTCAACCGGCCGGTGATCGACGAGGTGCTGGAGCGCTTCAACGCCACGCTTGTCCTGGCGGGGGCGTCGCTCATCCTGTGCACGGTTCTCGGCCTCCTTGCCGGCATCGTCTCCGCCGTGCGCCAGTTCGGATGGACCGACCGCATCGTCACTCTCTTCGTGCTGATCGGCATCTCCATGCCGTCCTTCTGGCTCGGCCTGCTCTTGATCCTCGTCTTCGCGGTGAACCTGCGCTGGCTGCCGCCGTCCGGCATGTATGCGGTCTATGGCGGCGGAGGGCCGCTCGACCTGCTCACGCATCTGGCCCTGCCGGCGATCACGCTTGCGGTCGTGGCGACGGGCGTGATCGCGCGGCTCACCCGCGCGGCGATGCTGGAGGTGCTGCGCCAGGACTATATCCGCACCGCCCGCGCCAAGGGCCTGTCGGAGCGCCGGGTGATCTACCGCCACGCCTTCAAGGCGGCGCTCGTCAGCGTCATTCCGGTGATCGGCATCCAGGCGGGCTTCGTGCTGGGCGGCGCGGTTTATATCGAGACCGTGTTCCAGTGGCCGGGCATCGGACGAATGCTGGTGCAGGCGATCTCCACCCGCGACCTGCTTCTCGTGCAGGGCGGCGTGCTCGTCGTGGCGGCGAGCTACGTGCTCTTCAACCTCATCGCCGACATGGCCCAGCACGCGCTCGATCCGAGGCTGAAGACATGA
- a CDS encoding MarR family transcriptional regulator has product MTDTAGTFSAEAVSPDETRLLLKSIRRIVRANDLQSRALARSIGLTGPQLVILMAVAELGEVTTKALAEHADLSPATVVTVLDNLEQRRIVQRYRSGTDRRVVFTRLTLKGQELISHAPGVFGAAFARRFAALPADRRNVLVTSLAELADLMAMQPGDIVASTGEPAKSR; this is encoded by the coding sequence ATGACAGACACTGCTGGGACATTCTCCGCCGAGGCGGTATCGCCGGATGAAACGCGGCTACTCCTGAAATCGATCCGCAGAATCGTGCGCGCCAACGATTTGCAGTCGCGCGCCCTGGCCCGCTCGATCGGGCTTACCGGACCGCAGCTCGTAATCCTGATGGCCGTGGCCGAACTTGGCGAAGTGACGACCAAAGCGCTTGCGGAACATGCCGATCTGAGCCCGGCCACCGTGGTGACCGTCCTCGACAACTTGGAACAGCGCCGCATCGTGCAGCGCTACAGGTCCGGCACGGACCGGCGCGTCGTCTTCACGCGGCTCACGCTGAAGGGGCAGGAGCTCATCTCGCATGCACCCGGCGTCTTCGGGGCAGCATTTGCCCGCCGCTTCGCCGCCCTTCCGGCGGACCGGCGCAACGTGCTCGTTACAAGCCTCGCAGAGCTGGCCGACCTGATGGCGATGCAGCCGGGCGATATCGTCGCCAGCACTGGAGAGCCCGCCAAAAGCAGATGA
- a CDS encoding dipeptidase produces MLMTDLIPVFDGHNDALLRLYLSGRSDVEASFLQGAPGGHIDLPRAKAGGFSGGMFAIFPPPLERGRATGAGEGDESPTLDRTEALLSTMAMASILFRLERASDGALMVCRSAQEVRAAMERGSVAGVFHIEGAEAIDPDLALLDVLHAAGLRSLGLVWSRPNAFGHGVPFRFPATPDIGPGLTDAGKALVRACNRLKILVDLSHLNEQGFRDVAAISDAPLVATHSNVHAICEHARNLTAWQLDAIRDSGGMVGLNFAAGFLRPDGRMSSDTGLDIMLRHLDMLLEALGEDGVGLGSDFDGAVIPSVIGDVAGLPRLIEALAEHGYGRELVEKIAWRNWLGVLERSIG; encoded by the coding sequence ATTCTCATGACGGATCTGATCCCGGTTTTCGACGGCCACAACGACGCGCTCCTGCGGCTCTATCTTTCGGGTCGCTCCGATGTGGAGGCGTCGTTTCTGCAGGGTGCGCCGGGCGGCCATATCGATCTTCCGCGCGCGAAGGCGGGCGGCTTTTCCGGCGGAATGTTCGCGATCTTCCCGCCTCCGCTGGAGCGGGGAAGGGCCACGGGCGCCGGCGAGGGCGACGAATCGCCGACACTGGACCGCACCGAGGCGCTTTTGTCGACCATGGCGATGGCTTCGATCCTGTTCCGGCTGGAGCGGGCATCGGACGGGGCGCTCATGGTCTGCCGCAGCGCGCAGGAAGTGCGCGCCGCCATGGAAAGGGGATCCGTCGCGGGGGTCTTCCATATCGAGGGGGCCGAAGCGATCGACCCCGATCTCGCCCTGCTTGACGTGCTCCACGCGGCCGGCCTGCGCTCGCTCGGGCTCGTCTGGAGCCGGCCCAACGCCTTCGGCCACGGCGTGCCCTTCCGCTTCCCCGCCACCCCGGATATCGGGCCGGGGCTGACGGATGCCGGGAAGGCGCTGGTGAGGGCTTGCAACCGGCTGAAGATCCTCGTCGACCTCTCCCATCTCAACGAGCAGGGCTTCCGTGACGTTGCCGCCATCAGCGATGCGCCGCTCGTCGCGACGCATTCCAACGTGCACGCCATCTGCGAGCATGCGCGCAACCTCACGGCCTGGCAGCTCGACGCGATCCGCGACAGCGGCGGGATGGTGGGCCTGAACTTCGCCGCGGGCTTCCTGCGTCCCGACGGCCGCATGAGTTCCGATACCGGGCTCGACATCATGCTCCGCCACCTCGATATGCTCCTGGAGGCCCTGGGGGAGGACGGGGTCGGGCTGGGTTCCGATTTCGACGGTGCGGTCATCCCTTCGGTGATCGGCGACGTCGCTGGCCTGCCCAGGTTAATCGAGGCCCTGGCCGAACATGGATATGGCCGCGAGTTGGTGGAGAAGATCGCCTGGCGCAACTGGCTGGGCGTTCTGGAGCGGTCGATCGGCTGA
- the ngg gene encoding N-acetylglutaminylglutamine synthetase: MTKALGTGRKASAGRGDKALDHRLRRLRAQSKAPIEKTADGAEPMLRSVALDCGWGRLIFAQTYPSNEEIIEALREEGDNRRDIAFYVRDPHVLLGLAPGETFLDPSHTYRLDLSTYRASRRQPKGFFIRRLATEADAQAVNAIYAARGMVPVSPDFFWRKRDSRSITYLVAEEDATGDIIGTVTGVDHERLFNDPERGSSLWCLAVDPQSRHPGIGETLVRRLAEYFQARGAAYLDLSVMHDNEQAIHLYEKLGFQRVPIFAVKRKNPINEKLFAAPIEHYDELNPYARIIVDEARRRGVHIEVTDAAGGFFRLSYGGRSIHCRESLSELTSGVAMSICDDKAVTRRVVEKAGLSVPEQMVADDGDALEAFLERHGSVVVKPARGEQGRGVSVGLTTMKEVTRAVEKAREVSNRVLVEACFEGQDLRLVVIDGKLVAAAVRRPPSVVGDGRKTLQELIEQQSRRRAAATDGESSIPIDGETLRCLASAGRTLEMVPAEGEEVLVRRTANLHTGGSIHDVTDIVHPRLVDAACRAAKAIDIPVTGIDFMVKAPSKPDYVFIEANERPGLANHEPQPTAQRFMDLLFPQSRFQGG, translated from the coding sequence ATGACGAAAGCTCTCGGAACGGGCCGGAAGGCGAGCGCCGGCCGCGGCGACAAGGCGCTCGATCACCGCCTCAGGCGGCTGCGCGCCCAGTCCAAGGCACCGATCGAAAAGACGGCCGACGGTGCGGAACCGATGCTGAGATCGGTGGCGCTCGATTGCGGCTGGGGGCGGCTGATCTTCGCGCAGACCTATCCGAGCAACGAGGAGATCATCGAAGCCCTCCGCGAGGAAGGGGACAACCGGCGCGACATCGCCTTTTATGTGCGGGACCCCCATGTGCTCCTCGGGCTCGCGCCTGGCGAGACCTTCCTCGATCCCTCCCATACCTATCGGCTGGACCTGTCCACCTACCGGGCGAGCAGGCGCCAGCCCAAGGGCTTTTTCATCCGGCGGCTTGCCACGGAGGCTGATGCGCAGGCGGTGAACGCCATCTACGCCGCGCGCGGAATGGTGCCGGTCTCGCCGGACTTCTTCTGGCGCAAGCGTGACAGCCGATCGATCACCTATCTCGTGGCCGAGGAGGATGCGACGGGAGACATCATCGGCACGGTGACCGGCGTCGATCACGAGAGGCTGTTCAACGATCCGGAGCGCGGGTCTTCGTTGTGGTGCCTGGCTGTCGATCCGCAGTCGCGTCATCCGGGCATCGGCGAAACGCTGGTGCGCCGGCTTGCCGAATATTTCCAGGCACGCGGCGCAGCCTATCTCGACCTGTCGGTTATGCACGACAACGAGCAGGCGATCCACCTCTACGAGAAGCTCGGGTTCCAGCGCGTGCCGATCTTTGCTGTCAAGCGCAAAAATCCGATCAACGAGAAGCTGTTCGCCGCCCCGATCGAGCATTACGACGAGCTCAATCCCTATGCGCGCATCATCGTGGACGAGGCGCGGCGGCGCGGCGTGCATATCGAGGTGACGGATGCGGCGGGCGGTTTCTTCCGCCTTTCCTATGGCGGGCGGTCCATTCATTGCCGCGAAAGCCTGTCGGAGCTTACATCCGGCGTGGCCATGTCGATCTGCGACGACAAGGCGGTAACGCGCCGCGTTGTGGAGAAGGCGGGACTGAGCGTGCCCGAGCAGATGGTCGCCGACGACGGGGACGCGCTCGAGGCGTTTCTCGAAAGGCATGGGAGCGTGGTCGTGAAGCCTGCGCGCGGAGAGCAGGGGCGCGGGGTGTCCGTGGGCCTGACGACGATGAAGGAGGTCACCCGCGCCGTCGAGAAGGCGCGGGAGGTGAGCAACCGCGTGCTGGTCGAGGCTTGCTTCGAAGGGCAGGATCTGCGCCTGGTGGTGATCGACGGCAAGCTCGTCGCCGCCGCTGTGCGTCGCCCGCCCTCGGTGGTCGGCGACGGCCGCAAAACCCTGCAAGAGCTGATCGAGCAGCAGTCACGCCGCCGGGCCGCCGCGACGGATGGCGAAAGCAGCATACCGATCGACGGGGAGACGCTGCGCTGCCTCGCCTCGGCCGGTCGCACGCTGGAGATGGTTCCGGCGGAGGGCGAGGAGGTGCTGGTGCGCAGGACCGCCAACCTGCACACCGGCGGATCGATCCACGATGTGACGGACATCGTCCATCCCAGGCTCGTCGATGCGGCGTGCCGGGCGGCCAAGGCCATCGACATTCCCGTCACCGGCATCGACTTCATGGTGAAGGCACCGTCGAAGCCCGATTATGTGTTCATCGAAGCCAATGAGCGCCCCGGGCTCGCCAATCACGAGCCACAGCCGACGGCCCAGCGCTTCATGGACCTGCTGTTCCCGCAATCGCGTTTCCAGGGAGGCTGA